The Nycticebus coucang isolate mNycCou1 chromosome 15, mNycCou1.pri, whole genome shotgun sequence genome has a segment encoding these proteins:
- the RFC3 gene encoding replication factor C subunit 3 isoform X1, translated as MSLWVDKYRPCSLGRLDYHKEQAAQLRNLVQCGDFPHLLVYGPSGAGKKTRIMCILRELYGVGVEKLRIEHETITTPSKKKIEISTIASNYHLEVNPSDAGNNDRVVIQEMLKTVAQSQQLETNSQRDFKVVLLTEVDKLTKDAQHALRRTMEKYMSTCRLILCCNSTSKVIPPIRSRCLAVRVPAPSIEDICHVLSTVCKKEGLTLPSQLARRLAEKSCRNLRKALLMCEACRVQQYPFTADQEIPETDWEVYLRETANAIVSQQTPQRLLEVRGRLYELLTHCIPPEIIMKGLLSELLHNCDGQLKGEVAQMAAYYEHRLQLGSKAIYHLEAFVAKFMALYKKFMEDGLEGMMF; from the exons ATGAGTCTCTGGGTGGACAAATACCGGCCCTGCTCCTTGGGACGGCTGGACTATCACAAGGAGCAGGCGGCCCAGCTGCGGAACCTG gtgCAATGTGGTGACTTTCCTCATTTGTTAGTGTATGGACCATCAGGTGCTGGAAAAAAGACaagaattatgtgtattctacGTGAACTCTATGGTGTTggagtagaaaaattgagaattgAACATGAGACTATCACA actccatctaaaaaaaaaattgaaattagcaCTATTGCAAGTAACTACCACCTTGAAGTTAATCCCAG TGACGCTGGAAATAATGACCGGGTGGTAATTCAGGAGATGTTAAaaacagtggcacaatcacagcaacttgaaacaaactctcaaagagattttaaag TGGTATTATTGACGGAAGTTGACAAACTCACCAAAGATGCTCAACATGCCTTGCGCAGAACCATGGAAAAGTATATGTCCACCTGCAGATTGATCTTGTGCTGCAATTCTACATCTAAAGTGATACCACCTATTCGTAGCAGGTGCCTGGCAGTCCGTGTGCCTGCTCCCAGCATTGAAGAT atttgCCATGTGTTATCTACTGTGTGCAAGAAGGAAGGTCTGACACTTCCTTCACAACTGGCTCGTAGACTTGCAGAGAAGTCTTGCAGAAATCTCCGAAAAGCTCTACTTATGTGTGAAGCCTGCAGAGTGCAACA ATATCCTTTTACTGCAGATCAAGAAATCCCTGAGACAGATTGGGAGGTGTATCTGAGGGAGACTGCAAATGCTATTGTCAGTCAGCAAACTCCACAAAG gcTCCTTGAGGTTCGTGGAAGACTCTATGAGCTTCTAACTCATTGCATTCCTCCTGAGATTATAATGAAG GGCCTTCTCTCAGAACTGTTACATAATTGTGATGGACAGCTGAAAGGAGAAGTGGCCCAGATGGCAGCTTATTATGAACATCGTCTGCAGCTGGGTAGCAAAGCCATTTATCACTTGGAAGCATTTGTGGCCAAATTTATGGCACTTTATAAAAAGTTCATGGAGGATGGATTGGAAGGCATGATGTTTTGA
- the RFC3 gene encoding replication factor C subunit 3 isoform X2: MCILRELYGVGVEKLRIEHETITTPSKKKIEISTIASNYHLEVNPSDAGNNDRVVIQEMLKTVAQSQQLETNSQRDFKVVLLTEVDKLTKDAQHALRRTMEKYMSTCRLILCCNSTSKVIPPIRSRCLAVRVPAPSIEDICHVLSTVCKKEGLTLPSQLARRLAEKSCRNLRKALLMCEACRVQQYPFTADQEIPETDWEVYLRETANAIVSQQTPQRLLEVRGRLYELLTHCIPPEIIMKGLLSELLHNCDGQLKGEVAQMAAYYEHRLQLGSKAIYHLEAFVAKFMALYKKFMEDGLEGMMF; the protein is encoded by the exons atgtgtattctacGTGAACTCTATGGTGTTggagtagaaaaattgagaattgAACATGAGACTATCACA actccatctaaaaaaaaaattgaaattagcaCTATTGCAAGTAACTACCACCTTGAAGTTAATCCCAG TGACGCTGGAAATAATGACCGGGTGGTAATTCAGGAGATGTTAAaaacagtggcacaatcacagcaacttgaaacaaactctcaaagagattttaaag TGGTATTATTGACGGAAGTTGACAAACTCACCAAAGATGCTCAACATGCCTTGCGCAGAACCATGGAAAAGTATATGTCCACCTGCAGATTGATCTTGTGCTGCAATTCTACATCTAAAGTGATACCACCTATTCGTAGCAGGTGCCTGGCAGTCCGTGTGCCTGCTCCCAGCATTGAAGAT atttgCCATGTGTTATCTACTGTGTGCAAGAAGGAAGGTCTGACACTTCCTTCACAACTGGCTCGTAGACTTGCAGAGAAGTCTTGCAGAAATCTCCGAAAAGCTCTACTTATGTGTGAAGCCTGCAGAGTGCAACA ATATCCTTTTACTGCAGATCAAGAAATCCCTGAGACAGATTGGGAGGTGTATCTGAGGGAGACTGCAAATGCTATTGTCAGTCAGCAAACTCCACAAAG gcTCCTTGAGGTTCGTGGAAGACTCTATGAGCTTCTAACTCATTGCATTCCTCCTGAGATTATAATGAAG GGCCTTCTCTCAGAACTGTTACATAATTGTGATGGACAGCTGAAAGGAGAAGTGGCCCAGATGGCAGCTTATTATGAACATCGTCTGCAGCTGGGTAGCAAAGCCATTTATCACTTGGAAGCATTTGTGGCCAAATTTATGGCACTTTATAAAAAGTTCATGGAGGATGGATTGGAAGGCATGATGTTTTGA